The Diaphorobacter ruginosibacter genome contains a region encoding:
- a CDS encoding LysR family transcriptional regulator — translation MVELRLLRYFVALAEELHFGRAAARLSISQPPLSVAIKQLEDTVQAQLFERSSKEVRLTTAGEHLLPKARQVIALTRQAVQETRDVGHGVRGHLRVGFVGSSLYRGVPQALASFQARHPNVRVDMLELNSAEQLQELQQARLDLGLVHSVMLPDGLSSQLLMKEPFMACLPEDHALARHDQIDLADLQGERLILFLSQVSPLYHQRIYQMCQAHGFSPEIRHEVRHWLSVLSLVSLGQGVAIVPAALERVGMPRIAFRPIAGEQTVSELLAVWRRTPDNPLVASLVACLGEAIDQLSTGTDAGDVVTEKI, via the coding sequence ATGGTCGAACTGCGCCTTCTCCGTTACTTTGTCGCGCTTGCCGAAGAGCTTCATTTCGGACGTGCAGCCGCGCGGCTGTCCATTTCCCAGCCACCGCTGAGCGTAGCCATCAAGCAACTGGAAGACACGGTGCAGGCACAGCTGTTCGAGCGAAGCAGCAAGGAAGTGCGGCTCACCACCGCGGGTGAGCACCTGCTTCCCAAGGCCCGGCAGGTGATCGCCCTCACCCGGCAGGCCGTCCAGGAGACACGCGACGTGGGCCACGGCGTGCGCGGGCATCTGCGGGTCGGCTTCGTCGGCTCCAGCCTGTACAGGGGCGTGCCGCAAGCCCTTGCGTCGTTTCAGGCACGGCATCCGAACGTGCGGGTGGACATGCTGGAGCTCAACAGCGCCGAGCAATTGCAGGAGTTGCAGCAGGCCCGCCTGGACCTCGGCCTGGTGCACTCGGTCATGCTGCCCGATGGCCTCAGCAGCCAGTTGCTGATGAAGGAGCCCTTCATGGCCTGCCTGCCCGAGGACCATGCGCTCGCAAGGCACGATCAGATCGATCTCGCCGATCTGCAAGGCGAGCGGCTGATTCTTTTTCTCAGCCAGGTCTCACCGCTCTACCACCAGCGCATCTACCAGATGTGCCAGGCGCACGGTTTCTCGCCCGAGATCCGGCACGAGGTGCGGCATTGGTTGTCGGTGCTGTCGCTGGTGTCGCTGGGGCAAGGAGTGGCCATCGTACCCGCAGCCCTTGAGCGCGTGGGCATGCCCCGTATCGCCTTCCGGCCAATTGCCGGAGAGCAGACCGTATCGGAGCTATTGGCCGTATGGCGCAGAACGCCGGACAACCCGTTAGTGGCGTCGCTCGTGGCCTGCCTCGGCGAGGCCATCGATCAGTTGTCGACGGGCACGGATGCGGGTGATGTCGTCACGGAAAAAATCTGA
- a CDS encoding acyl-CoA dehydrogenase family protein, giving the protein MVELAATAGARTAAAAQHPVPDRHGANFYDTDPELQSLLRLYLPEALFRHLEPHFRRMGGLAGGRLDELAMTADRNPPVLEHRSRSGEDRQRIIKHPAYEEMERIAYGEFGLQAMSHRDDMLGWQGRMPPIVKYALTYLFVQAEFGLCCPLSMTDSLTRTLRKFGTPELVEKYLPQLLSLDWDTQAQGAMFMTEQAAGSDISNTQTLARANADGSWSLVGDKWFCSNPDAEFAMVLARVEGDPAGMKGISLFLLPRVLDDGSANAFHIIRLKEKLGTRSMASGEIRMSGARAYLVGERGRGFVQMADMVNNSRLSNGVRSAGMMRRAVAEAEYVAHERVAFRQRLEDMPLMQRQLDKLRVPAEQARTMVFQTASALMRSDAGDRQAYALLRILTPMIKFRACRDARKVTGDAMEVRGGCGYIEEWSDPRLVRDAHLGSIWEGTSNIVALDVMRAIQREGSLPVLQEHLQGLLADTGLKPAYDRALRDALERACAFARQVAERRDDALARQAASVLYHCTTAIAMAWESSRTSSTERLRLSQLVLIHRILPRDPMEPQAAIPAEWV; this is encoded by the coding sequence ATGGTTGAGCTGGCCGCCACGGCGGGGGCTCGAACCGCCGCGGCCGCGCAGCACCCCGTTCCCGACCGCCACGGTGCAAACTTCTACGATACCGATCCCGAGCTGCAATCGCTGCTTCGGCTGTATCTGCCTGAAGCGCTGTTCCGGCATCTTGAGCCGCATTTCCGCCGCATGGGCGGGCTTGCCGGAGGACGCCTCGATGAACTGGCGATGACAGCGGACCGCAACCCGCCCGTGCTGGAGCATCGCAGCCGCTCGGGCGAGGACCGCCAGCGCATCATCAAGCATCCCGCCTATGAGGAGATGGAGCGCATCGCCTACGGCGAATTCGGCCTGCAGGCGATGTCCCATCGCGACGACATGCTGGGCTGGCAGGGCCGGATGCCGCCGATCGTGAAGTACGCGCTGACCTATCTTTTCGTGCAGGCCGAGTTCGGGCTGTGCTGCCCGCTCTCGATGACCGATTCGCTGACGCGCACGCTCAGGAAATTCGGCACGCCGGAGCTGGTCGAGAAGTACCTGCCTCAGTTGCTGTCGCTGGACTGGGACACGCAGGCGCAGGGTGCGATGTTCATGACCGAGCAGGCCGCGGGCTCCGACATTTCCAACACGCAGACCCTGGCCCGTGCGAATGCCGATGGCTCGTGGAGCCTGGTCGGCGACAAGTGGTTCTGCTCGAATCCCGATGCGGAGTTCGCGATGGTGCTGGCGCGCGTCGAGGGCGATCCCGCGGGCATGAAGGGCATCTCGCTGTTCCTGCTGCCGCGCGTGCTCGACGACGGCAGCGCCAACGCATTCCACATCATCCGCCTGAAGGAAAAACTCGGCACGCGCTCCATGGCGAGCGGCGAGATCCGCATGAGCGGCGCGCGTGCCTACCTGGTGGGCGAGCGCGGTCGCGGCTTCGTGCAGATGGCCGACATGGTGAACAACTCCCGCCTGTCCAATGGCGTGCGCTCGGCGGGCATGATGCGCCGCGCCGTGGCCGAAGCCGAGTACGTGGCGCATGAGCGCGTGGCTTTCCGCCAGCGGCTCGAGGACATGCCGCTGATGCAGCGCCAGCTCGACAAGCTGCGTGTTCCGGCCGAGCAGGCGCGCACCATGGTGTTCCAGACGGCCAGCGCGCTGATGCGCTCGGATGCCGGAGACAGGCAGGCGTATGCCTTGCTGCGCATCCTCACCCCGATGATCAAGTTCCGCGCCTGCCGCGATGCACGCAAGGTGACGGGCGATGCGATGGAGGTACGTGGCGGCTGCGGCTACATCGAGGAGTGGAGCGATCCGCGTCTTGTGCGCGACGCGCACCTCGGCTCGATCTGGGAAGGCACGAGCAACATCGTTGCACTCGACGTGATGCGCGCCATCCAGCGCGAGGGATCGTTGCCGGTGCTGCAGGAGCATCTGCAGGGGCTGCTGGCCGACACCGGGCTCAAGCCCGCATACGACCGGGCCCTGCGTGATGCACTGGAGCGCGCATGCGCCTTCGCAAGGCAGGTGGCCGAGCGTCGCGATGATGCGCTGGCACGCCAGGCGGCCTCCGTGCTCTACCACTGCACCACTGCCATCGCGATGGCCTGGGAGTCCAGCCGGACGTCGTCGACAGAGCGCCTGCGCCTGTCTCAACTGGTGCTCATCCATCGCATTCTGCCGCGCGACCCGATGGAGCCGCAGGCCGCCATTCCGGCCGAGTGGGTGTAG
- a CDS encoding Bug family tripartite tricarboxylate transporter substrate binding protein, with the protein MLEKRPFHTFLLALCCAATAILPMANSAAAAEKFPDRPVMFVVPFPPGGPTDAMARVLGAELTKVLGQSVVIENRAGAGGNIGAEYVSHAKPDGYTILFGTSGPLAINQSLYKKMNYDPRTSFAPVVYVGYLPNVLIVRESLAVKNVQELIALDKAQPNKLSFASSGNGASSHLAGVMFNELAGTHLMHVPYKGTGPALNDLLAGQVDMTFTDILTAMPYIKAGKVKALGMATARRSSAMPEIPTIAEQGLKGYDVSVFFGVVAPKGTPEDRVQALNQAFTRVLDSDKVKRMFADQGLEASSDRKPAYLGSFIQSEVTRWSSVVKTSGVQLD; encoded by the coding sequence ATGCTCGAAAAACGCCCATTCCACACCTTTCTTCTGGCGCTCTGCTGTGCTGCTACCGCCATCCTGCCGATGGCGAACTCTGCAGCGGCCGCTGAAAAATTCCCGGACCGCCCGGTCATGTTCGTCGTTCCATTCCCGCCGGGTGGCCCGACCGATGCCATGGCACGCGTACTGGGCGCGGAACTCACCAAGGTGCTCGGGCAGAGCGTGGTGATCGAGAACCGTGCCGGCGCAGGAGGCAACATCGGCGCCGAATACGTCTCGCACGCCAAGCCCGATGGCTACACGATCCTCTTCGGCACGTCGGGTCCCCTGGCCATCAACCAGAGCCTGTACAAGAAGATGAACTACGACCCGCGGACCAGCTTCGCACCGGTCGTGTACGTTGGCTACCTGCCCAACGTGCTGATCGTGCGCGAGAGCCTTGCCGTGAAGAACGTGCAGGAACTCATCGCGCTCGACAAGGCCCAGCCGAACAAGCTGAGCTTCGCATCGTCGGGCAATGGCGCGTCGTCGCATCTGGCGGGTGTGATGTTCAACGAGCTGGCCGGCACGCACCTGATGCACGTGCCCTACAAGGGCACGGGGCCCGCGCTCAACGATCTTCTGGCCGGACAGGTGGACATGACCTTCACCGACATCCTTACCGCGATGCCCTACATCAAGGCTGGCAAGGTGAAGGCCCTCGGCATGGCGACTGCCAGGCGATCGAGCGCGATGCCCGAGATTCCCACGATCGCGGAGCAGGGTCTCAAGGGCTATGACGTGAGCGTCTTCTTCGGCGTCGTCGCGCCGAAAGGCACGCCCGAGGATCGGGTGCAGGCGCTCAACCAGGCGTTCACGCGGGTGCTGGATTCCGACAAGGTGAAGAGGATGTTTGCCGACCAGGGGCTCGAGGCCTCGTCTGACCGGAAGCCGGCCTACCTGGGCAGCTTCATTCAAAGCGAGGTCACGCGCTGGTCTTCCGTCGTGAAGACCTCTGGCGTACAGTTGGATTGA
- a CDS encoding CaiB/BaiF CoA transferase family protein: MQTSDEQQVNRGALKGIRVLDLSRILGGPLCGQILGDHGADVLKVEPPQGDDTRTWGPPYRDGVASYYYGLNRNKRIQFLDLSGGEGQQRVRELMAEADVVVENFKIGTMEKWGIGWQQMQHEFPHLIWCRVSGFGEDGPLGALPGYDAAIQAMAGIMSVNGEAGGDPLRVGLPVVDMVTGMNAVIGVLLALHERARSGQGQLINASLYDSGLSLLHPHAANWFMNGQIPRRTGNAHPNIYPYDVVSTGTSPIFLAVGNDRQFRLMCEHLGAPELGGDERFATAGQRSVNRVALKALLEGLLASRDGVKLADELMAIGVPAAPVLDVEQALEAPHTQHSEMVVRMGEYRGLGAPVKLSRTPATYRYAPLSQGTDFLDSDGG; the protein is encoded by the coding sequence ATGCAGACAAGCGACGAACAACAGGTCAACAGGGGAGCGCTCAAGGGCATCAGGGTGCTGGATCTCTCACGCATACTCGGCGGCCCGCTCTGCGGGCAGATCCTGGGCGACCATGGTGCCGACGTGCTGAAGGTGGAACCCCCCCAAGGCGACGACACCCGCACCTGGGGGCCTCCGTACCGTGATGGCGTGGCCTCGTACTACTACGGGCTCAATCGCAACAAGCGCATCCAGTTCCTCGATCTCTCCGGGGGCGAAGGTCAGCAGCGCGTGCGCGAGCTCATGGCGGAGGCCGACGTGGTGGTCGAGAACTTCAAGATCGGAACGATGGAGAAGTGGGGCATCGGCTGGCAGCAGATGCAGCATGAGTTTCCGCATCTGATCTGGTGCCGCGTCTCCGGCTTCGGCGAGGACGGACCGCTCGGCGCGCTGCCGGGCTACGATGCGGCGATCCAGGCGATGGCAGGCATCATGAGCGTGAACGGCGAGGCCGGTGGGGATCCGCTGCGCGTGGGGCTTCCGGTGGTCGACATGGTCACGGGGATGAACGCGGTGATCGGCGTGCTGCTGGCGCTGCACGAGCGAGCGCGAAGCGGCCAGGGACAACTCATCAACGCCTCGCTCTACGATTCGGGCCTGTCGCTGCTGCACCCGCATGCGGCGAACTGGTTCATGAACGGCCAGATTCCCAGACGCACCGGCAATGCGCATCCCAACATCTATCCCTACGATGTGGTCAGCACGGGCACGTCACCGATCTTCCTGGCGGTGGGTAACGACCGGCAGTTCAGGCTGATGTGCGAACACCTGGGCGCGCCGGAACTCGGCGGCGATGAGCGTTTCGCCACCGCGGGCCAGCGCTCGGTCAACCGTGTTGCGCTCAAGGCACTGCTCGAGGGGTTGCTGGCAAGCCGCGATGGCGTGAAGCTTGCCGATGAGCTCATGGCGATCGGCGTGCCCGCCGCGCCGGTGCTGGACGTGGAGCAGGCGCTGGAGGCGCCGCACACGCAACACAGCGAGATGGTGGTCAGGATGGGTGAATACCGTGGATTGGGCGCGCCGGTGAAGCTCAGCCGGACACCGGCGACCTATCGGTACGCGCCGCTGTCGCAGGGGACGGATTTCCTGGACAGCGACGGCGGCTGA
- a CDS encoding plasmid replication/partition related protein, with protein sequence MPYELPANANPENKLENPTADDIVVLPELKAYIDPLTPDEHESLERSLLDEGCRDSLVLWGNILIDGHNRFGICQKHDLPFHTVQNTRFQNMEDVHLWMINQHLGRRSVSEFQRGVLALRKREIIAERRAAAAAAVVAARAEAKEANGGEQAPWEGDTDPVVSKALASVPKVPDDALDTREALARAARLTATQVKMIEAIQENAAPEVVAAVKAGELSLNAAAVVATLSQEEQASAAQGGAQELKAAAKRVRDSKKKPKAEATAAEDEAGTDSEAAPAKSAEELARRVAELEAENERLRQQVKALQDLLAEQV encoded by the coding sequence ATGCCCTACGAACTGCCCGCCAACGCCAACCCCGAGAACAAGCTGGAAAACCCGACGGCCGATGACATCGTCGTGCTGCCGGAACTCAAGGCCTACATCGATCCCCTGACGCCCGACGAACACGAATCGCTCGAGCGCAGCCTTCTCGACGAGGGCTGCCGCGATTCGCTGGTGCTGTGGGGCAACATCCTGATCGATGGACACAACCGCTTCGGCATCTGCCAGAAGCATGACCTGCCCTTCCACACCGTGCAGAACACGCGCTTCCAGAACATGGAGGATGTGCATCTCTGGATGATCAACCAGCACCTGGGTCGCCGCAGCGTGAGCGAGTTCCAGCGTGGTGTGCTGGCACTGCGCAAGCGCGAGATCATCGCGGAGCGCCGTGCCGCGGCGGCCGCTGCCGTCGTCGCCGCCAGGGCCGAGGCCAAGGAAGCCAATGGCGGTGAACAGGCCCCGTGGGAAGGCGACACCGACCCGGTGGTCTCCAAGGCGCTCGCCAGCGTGCCCAAGGTGCCCGATGACGCGCTCGACACGCGCGAAGCCCTTGCCCGCGCGGCCCGCCTGACCGCCACGCAGGTGAAGATGATCGAGGCCATTCAGGAAAATGCCGCACCGGAAGTGGTCGCCGCAGTGAAGGCCGGTGAACTCTCGCTGAATGCCGCGGCCGTGGTCGCGACGCTTTCCCAGGAAGAGCAGGCTTCCGCTGCTCAGGGCGGCGCCCAGGAGCTCAAGGCAGCGGCCAAGCGCGTGCGCGACTCGAAGAAGAAGCCCAAGGCCGAAGCGACCGCAGCAGAAGACGAGGCAGGCACCGACAGCGAAGCAGCGCCCGCAAAATCCGCCGAGGAACTCGCCCGGCGCGTGGCCGAGCTCGAAGCAGAAAACGAACGCCTGCGCCAGCAGGTCAAGGCATTGCAGGATTTGCTGGCCGAGCAGGTGTAA
- the yegQ gene encoding tRNA 5-hydroxyuridine modification protein YegQ, with amino-acid sequence MTLKAPELLLPAGSLDKMRAAYDFGADAIYAGQPRYSLRARNNEFRLEQIAQGIQEAHARGKKFFVTSNLIAHNDKVRTYIRDITPVMELKPDAFIMADPGLMMMVKEKWPEAEIHLSVQANTTNWATVKFWQKAGVSRIILSRELSLDEIEKIRQECPDMEIEVFVHGALCIAYSGRCLLSGYFNRRDPNQGTCTNACRWEYKTHDAAVDANTGEALAQTMENGFNFEKAREEADSMFTSTCGNGERHPKAEQVYLIEEMGRPGELMPIMEDEHGTYIMNSKDLRAVEHVERLVKIGVDSLKIEGRTKSLYYVARTAQVYRRAIDDAVAGRPFNPNLITELEGLANRGYTGGLLERRPSQDYQNYETGHSVLQRSHFVGEVRGYENGLAEVETKNRFQVGDTLEIIHPQGNRQVKLEKMFNLEGEPVQVAQGNPVRVRIPLEGPVEGALISRLLTA; translated from the coding sequence ATGACTCTCAAAGCCCCCGAACTGCTGCTGCCTGCCGGCTCGCTCGACAAGATGCGCGCCGCCTACGATTTCGGCGCCGACGCGATCTACGCCGGCCAGCCGCGCTACAGCCTGCGCGCGCGCAACAACGAATTCCGCCTGGAGCAGATCGCCCAGGGCATCCAGGAAGCACACGCCCGGGGCAAGAAATTCTTCGTCACGAGCAACCTGATTGCGCACAACGACAAGGTGCGTACCTACATCCGCGACATCACGCCCGTGATGGAGCTGAAGCCCGACGCGTTCATCATGGCCGACCCGGGCCTGATGATGATGGTGAAGGAAAAATGGCCCGAGGCCGAGATCCATCTCTCGGTGCAGGCCAACACCACCAACTGGGCCACGGTGAAGTTCTGGCAGAAGGCCGGCGTCTCGCGCATCATCCTCTCGCGCGAGCTGAGCCTCGACGAGATCGAGAAGATCCGCCAGGAATGCCCCGACATGGAAATCGAGGTCTTCGTGCATGGCGCGCTGTGCATCGCCTACTCGGGCCGCTGCCTGCTCTCGGGCTACTTCAACCGCCGCGACCCGAACCAGGGCACCTGCACCAATGCCTGCCGCTGGGAGTACAAGACCCACGACGCGGCCGTTGACGCCAACACCGGCGAGGCCCTGGCCCAGACCATGGAGAACGGCTTCAACTTCGAGAAGGCACGCGAGGAAGCCGACTCGATGTTCACCTCCACCTGCGGCAATGGGGAGCGCCATCCCAAGGCCGAGCAGGTCTACCTGATCGAGGAAATGGGCCGCCCCGGTGAACTCATGCCGATCATGGAAGACGAGCATGGCACCTACATCATGAACTCCAAGGACCTGCGTGCCGTGGAGCACGTGGAGCGCCTCGTGAAGATCGGCGTCGACTCGCTCAAGATCGAAGGCCGCACCAAGAGCCTGTACTACGTGGCGCGCACGGCGCAGGTCTATCGCCGCGCGATCGACGACGCGGTGGCCGGCCGGCCGTTCAACCCGAACCTCATCACCGAGCTCGAAGGCCTGGCCAACCGTGGCTATACCGGCGGCCTGCTGGAGCGCCGTCCGTCCCAGGACTACCAGAACTACGAAACCGGCCACAGCGTGCTGCAGCGCAGCCATTTTGTCGGCGAGGTGCGTGGCTACGAGAACGGCCTGGCCGAAGTCGAGACCAAGAACCGCTTCCAGGTGGGCGACACGCTCGAGATCATCCACCCCCAGGGCAACCGCCAGGTCAAGCTGGAGAAGATGTTCAACCTCGAGGGCGAGCCCGTGCAGGTCGCGCAAGGCAACCCGGTGCGCGTGCGCATTCCACTCGAGGGCCCCGTCGAGGGTGCGCTGATCTCGCGCCTGCTGACCGCCTGA
- a CDS encoding sulfite exporter TauE/SafE family protein, with product MHFFDNLATLPPWWMMAVGVFLLAGMVKGVVGLGLPTVAMGLLALRMPPAEAAALLIIPSLVTNLWQMRPWSMLGGVFDRMWPMQAGICAGTALGAFLIGAPAGAWAHVALGVALVVYAGWALSGAQWHVSPGTERWMGPLMGAVTGGVTAGTGVFVVPAVPYLQALGMQRDALIQTMGLCFTVSTLALAAGLAWNGSFSAGDVGWSAALLIPALCGMQAGTWLRSRLSPVWFRRCLMVGLMLLGASMIAR from the coding sequence ATGCATTTCTTCGACAACCTCGCCACGTTGCCCCCGTGGTGGATGATGGCTGTGGGCGTCTTCCTGCTGGCCGGCATGGTCAAGGGCGTCGTGGGCCTGGGCCTGCCGACGGTCGCCATGGGATTGCTGGCGCTGCGCATGCCGCCGGCCGAGGCCGCTGCGCTGCTGATCATTCCGTCATTGGTCACGAATCTCTGGCAGATGCGGCCCTGGAGCATGCTGGGCGGGGTATTTGACCGCATGTGGCCCATGCAGGCGGGAATCTGCGCGGGGACGGCCCTGGGCGCGTTCCTGATCGGCGCACCGGCCGGCGCCTGGGCCCATGTGGCCCTGGGCGTCGCCCTGGTGGTCTATGCGGGCTGGGCGCTGTCGGGTGCGCAGTGGCATGTCTCCCCCGGCACCGAGCGCTGGATGGGCCCCCTGATGGGCGCGGTGACCGGGGGCGTCACGGCGGGTACGGGGGTGTTCGTCGTGCCGGCCGTGCCCTATTTGCAGGCACTGGGCATGCAGCGGGATGCGCTGATCCAGACCATGGGCCTGTGCTTTACCGTCTCGACGCTGGCGCTTGCGGCGGGGCTCGCCTGGAACGGCAGCTTCAGTGCGGGCGACGTGGGGTGGTCCGCCGCACTGCTCATCCCGGCGCTGTGCGGCATGCAGGCAGGCACCTGGCTGCGCTCGCGCCTGTCTCCCGTATGGTTCAGGCGATGCCTGATGGTGGGGCTGATGCTGCTGGGTGCATCGATGATCGCGCGCTGA
- a CDS encoding CYTH domain-containing protein yields the protein MPTEIERKFLVRDMSILQGLRGTRMAQGYLADNGMIVRVRVAGDKGFLTLKGKTRGLSRAEFEYEIPLDHAQSLLADFASLGRIEKMRFLVPVGGLTFEVDVFEKELQGLVVAEVELPSEDHPVPALPWLGTEVSHDPRYRNSELAVSRTIPEDAL from the coding sequence ATGCCTACCGAAATCGAACGCAAGTTCCTCGTCCGCGACATGTCCATCCTGCAGGGGCTGCGGGGTACGAGGATGGCGCAGGGATACCTGGCGGACAACGGCATGATCGTGCGGGTGCGCGTGGCGGGCGACAAGGGATTCCTGACGCTCAAGGGTAAGACCAGGGGCCTCTCGCGTGCGGAATTCGAATACGAGATTCCGCTGGACCACGCACAGTCGCTGCTGGCCGATTTTGCGAGCCTCGGGCGGATCGAGAAGATGCGATTCCTCGTTCCCGTCGGCGGGCTGACGTTCGAGGTGGACGTGTTCGAGAAGGAGCTGCAGGGGCTTGTGGTGGCGGAGGTCGAGTTGCCCTCGGAGGATCATCCCGTGCCGGCGCTGCCATGGCTGGGCACTGAGGTGAGCCACGATCCCCGCTACCGCAATTCCGAACTGGCGGTCAGCCGCACCATTCCCGAAGACGCGCTTTGA
- a CDS encoding response regulator transcription factor: protein MQNPDVHTPDTAGDLEGEERLLLIVEDDEAFGRTLARSFERRGYTVLHADSLEQMEVLLQAQTRAPGYAVVDLKLKGEATGLTCVRRLHALDEDMLIVVLTGYASITTAVEAVKLGACHYLAKPSNTDDIEAAFGLTEGNEDIELTNRSSSIKTLEWERIHEVLAETGFNISEAARRLGMHRRTLTRKLEKRRV from the coding sequence ATGCAAAACCCTGACGTTCACACTCCCGACACCGCAGGCGACCTGGAAGGTGAAGAACGTCTGCTGCTCATCGTCGAGGACGACGAGGCCTTTGGCCGCACGCTGGCGCGCTCGTTCGAGCGCCGCGGCTACACCGTGCTGCATGCCGACAGCCTGGAGCAGATGGAGGTGCTGTTGCAGGCGCAGACCCGCGCACCGGGCTATGCCGTCGTCGACCTCAAGCTCAAGGGCGAGGCCACGGGCCTCACCTGCGTGCGCAGGCTGCATGCGCTCGATGAGGACATGCTGATCGTGGTGCTCACGGGCTATGCCAGCATCACCACAGCGGTCGAGGCGGTGAAGCTCGGTGCCTGCCACTACCTGGCAAAGCCCTCGAACACCGACGACATCGAGGCCGCCTTCGGCCTCACCGAAGGCAACGAGGACATCGAGCTCACCAACCGCTCCAGTTCCATCAAGACGCTGGAATGGGAGCGCATCCACGAAGTGCTCGCCGAGACCGGATTCAACATCTCGGAAGCGGCGCGCAGGCTGGGCATGCACAGGCGGACGCTGACACGCAAGCTGGAGAAGCGGCGGGTGTAG
- a CDS encoding ATP-binding protein, with the protein MNSAIDTTGIPARAMRSPRTHAGLKNLHQLIQLRWIAVVGQIFTIEVAHYSLNLRLPVQEMLMVVGCLAVFNVVSMLRWRTGRGVRNVELFLALLVDVAVLTVQLYLSGGTTNPFVFLYLLQIALGAMLLRGGYIWTIVLVTTACFFILSTHHVNLPLAHDLIRGLASPYVLGLLVCFVLNAILIVVFITRIARNLRQRDARLAAARQRASEEEHVVRMGLLASGAAHELGTPLSTMAVILGDWKRDPSVAKNTVLLEEIAEMQVQVQRCKTIVSGILLSAGEARGEASAETTVCEFLDTLAEEWRRTRYVQTFIYENHFGADSPMVSDATLQQMVFNVLDNARDASPHWVALAAERTQTALMITVSDDGPGFSADILAQFGKPYQSSKGRPGGGLGLFLAMNVARTLGGSVQAHNRKDGGAVVSISLPLAAIILPETEDDPAEEDDPHAKP; encoded by the coding sequence ATGAACAGCGCCATTGACACCACCGGCATTCCCGCGCGCGCGATGCGCTCGCCGCGCACGCATGCGGGCCTGAAGAACCTGCACCAGCTCATCCAGCTGCGCTGGATCGCCGTGGTCGGTCAGATCTTCACGATCGAGGTCGCGCACTACTCGCTGAACCTGCGCCTGCCCGTGCAGGAGATGCTGATGGTCGTGGGCTGCCTCGCCGTCTTCAACGTGGTGAGCATGCTGCGCTGGCGCACGGGCCGCGGCGTACGCAACGTGGAGCTGTTCCTGGCGCTGCTCGTGGACGTGGCGGTGCTCACCGTGCAGCTCTACCTGAGCGGGGGCACGACCAACCCGTTCGTGTTCCTGTACCTGCTGCAGATCGCACTCGGGGCCATGCTGCTGCGTGGCGGCTACATCTGGACCATTGTCCTGGTCACGACCGCGTGCTTCTTCATCCTCTCCACCCATCATGTGAACCTGCCGCTCGCGCATGACCTGATCCGCGGGCTGGCCAGTCCCTACGTCCTCGGCCTGCTGGTGTGCTTTGTGCTCAACGCGATACTCATCGTGGTATTCATCACGCGCATCGCTCGCAACCTGCGCCAGCGTGACGCGCGCCTGGCTGCGGCGCGCCAGCGGGCGAGCGAGGAAGAACATGTGGTGCGCATGGGCCTGCTGGCCTCGGGTGCCGCGCACGAGCTCGGGACTCCCCTGTCCACGATGGCCGTGATTCTGGGCGACTGGAAGCGCGACCCGTCGGTCGCGAAGAACACGGTGCTCCTCGAGGAGATCGCCGAAATGCAGGTGCAGGTACAGCGCTGCAAGACCATCGTGAGCGGCATCCTGCTGTCCGCCGGTGAGGCGCGCGGCGAGGCTTCCGCCGAAACGACGGTGTGCGAGTTCCTCGACACGCTCGCGGAGGAATGGCGCCGCACCCGCTACGTGCAGACCTTCATCTATGAAAATCATTTCGGCGCGGACAGCCCCATGGTCTCCGATGCCACATTGCAGCAGATGGTTTTCAATGTGCTGGACAATGCACGCGACGCCTCGCCGCACTGGGTGGCGCTGGCTGCGGAGCGCACACAGACGGCCCTGATGATCACCGTGTCCGACGATGGGCCTGGTTTTTCAGCAGACATCCTGGCCCAGTTCGGCAAGCCCTACCAATCGAGCAAGGGCCGCCCCGGCGGAGGCCTGGGCCTGTTCCTCGCGATGAACGTGGCTCGCACGCTCGGCGGCAGCGTGCAGGCGCACAATCGCAAGGATGGCGGTGCAGTGGTCAGCATCTCGCTGCCGCTGGCAGCCATCATCCTGCCCGAGACAGAAGACGACCCCGCCGAAGAAGACGATCCCCATGCAAAACCCTGA